The following are encoded together in the Salvia hispanica cultivar TCC Black 2014 chromosome 6, UniMelb_Shisp_WGS_1.0, whole genome shotgun sequence genome:
- the LOC125193847 gene encoding histone acetyltransferase HAC1-like isoform X2, with amino-acid sequence MNLQTHHSGQFAGQVPNQAGTMMTGIPQQNGNPMPNQMQNPSMNRSMQNMGPEYVKTRRYMQEKIWGFLMQRRQQSHEVSQKKMIDLVKRLEEALFKSAKTTEEYLNQATLESRLHVLIKRLPMSNHNQQFSHANSSPSIGTMIPTPGLQQSGSSNINETQSVDSSLMVNNSSNTIGPNSANSGNYLMHGNGSSSHVHGGAFGSSDGALSGGYQQSSSAFSVNSGGNSMVTSMGSQRMASQMMPTPGFNNSNSSEVNNNANNQSFMKMEPSNNVGAFQAGESSMLSQPMQQKQRAIGQNSRILHNIGGHMGGEIRSTLQQKSYGLSNGPLNGGLGMMGNNMSTMNGPGISGTMYGNSNKPMHQNFDQQQRPVMQGDGYGISASEASGSGNFYSSVGSMINNQSLNAVSMQSVPKTNSPIMVNSHYHVHLQQATTTVKSQPIDQLEKSNNQPQYSVRENLAQPTQQLQQQSHQFQRHQVVHNQVQQRPTQNQFAIKNEPFSQSHLSINMVSETNPGHGSENRGEGMQSQGSDPFHFSDTHSQFQHNSMEDRSRGQMLSHHSGTPDVTSSLGQSSDQMQQFFHPRQFSNSESDFGGIQPDASLHGQWHSNSQDVSHVSGRLSQDQNVQDEFQHRLVGQDVAQLNNLSSEESIIGQSDASRSAEPPSESNGASRSNYLNRERQFKNQQRWLLFMRHARRCPAPEGKCQESNCLTVQKLLKHMEHCNVFQCPYPRCCATRVLLNHHRRCRDASCPVCVPVKSYVQQAQMKAFACEPDSINGSSKSFDTAETAGRSMPKISPVMPETPDDLKPSIKRMKTEQVPQPVVPETETPVAPPFAVNESPIQDAQHPEQYDVSHIPMKHESTQVKVEIPRNLGQLNSKNIEMKKDNLDDKHTQKPPKPEGDTISSKNPVGYGTHEVVKNEKEMGLAKMENPPLPSESTSKSGKPKIKGVSMTELFTPEQVRQHIAGLRRWVGQSKAKAEKNQAMEHSMSENSCQLCAVEKLSFEPPPIYCTPCGARIKRNHMYYTIGAGETRHFFCIPCYNESRGDTIVVDGSTIPKAKMEKKKNDEETEEWWVQCDKCEAWQHQICALFNGRRNDGGQAEYTCPNCYMEEVERGERMPLPQSAVLGAKDLPRTILSDHMEQRLFTKLKQERQERARAQGKSYDEVPGAESLVVRVVSSVDKKLEVKPRFLEIFQDENYPTEFPYKSKVVLLFQKIEGVEVCLFGMYVQEFGSECQQPNHRRVYLSYLDSVKYFRPDVRAVSGEALRTYVYHEILIGYLDYCKKRGFTSCYIWACPPLKGEDYILYCHPEIQKTPKSDKLREWYLAMLRKAAKENIVVELTNMYDHFFVTTAECRAKVTAARLPYFDGDYWPGAAEDIIFQLQQDEDGRKQHKKGPLKKSITKRALKASGQTDLSGNASKDLMLMHKLGESILPMKEDFIMVHLQHACSHCCILMFSGKSWSCRQCKNFQLCDRCYDAERKREDRERHPINLKDKHSLYPVEINGVPDDTKDKDEILESEFFDTRQAFLSLCQGNHYQYDTLRRAKHSSMMVLYHLHNPTAPAFVTTCNVCHLDIETGQGWRCETCPDYDVCNGCYSKDGGIDHPHVLTNHPSNDRDAQNKEARQLRVTQVRVLTMTTA; translated from the exons ATGAATTTGCAAACGCACCATTCTGGGCAGTTCGCGGGGCAGGTACCAAACCAAGCTGGTACCATGATGACTGGGATACCACAGCAAAATGGAAATCCTATGCCTAACCAGATGCAAAATCCAAGTATGAATAGGAGTATGCAGAATATGGGTCCTGAATATGTGAAAACACGCAGATATATGCAAGAAAAGAT ATGGGGATTTCTTATGCAGCGACGTCAACAGTCTCATGAGGTGTCACAGAAGAAAATGATCGATTTAGTTAAACGTTTAGAAGAGGCTTTATTCAAGAGTGCCAAAACAACG GAAGAGTACTTGAACCAAGCAACTTTGGAAAGCCGTCTCCATGTTCTGATTAAGCGACTGCCCATGAGTAATCACAACCAACAATTCTCTCATGCTAATTCGTCTCCTTCTATTGGTACAATGATTCCAACTCCAGGATTGCAACAAAGTGGAAGTTCTAACATAAATGAGACCCAATCTGTAGATAGCTCACTTATGGTTAACAACAGCTCCAATACAATTGGACCCAACAGTGCCAATTCTGGGAACTACTTGATGCATGGAAATGGGTCTTCCAGCCATGTCCATGGTGGTGCTTTTGGTTCATCTGATG gAGCTCTATCTGGTGGATATCAACAGTCATCTTCTGCTTTCTCTGTCAATTCTGGGGGAAATAGCATGGTGACATCCATGGGTTCTCAGAGGATGGCCAGCCAAATGATGCCTACTCCTGGATTTAATAATTCCAACAGTAGTGAAGTGAATAACAATGCTAATAACCAGTCATTCATGAAAATGGAGCCATCCAATAACGTTGGTGCATTTCAAGCTGGTGAATCATCTATGCTATCGCAGCCTATGCAGCAAAAGCAGCGTGCTATTGGCCAAAACAGTCGTATCCTTCATAATATTGGAGGCCACATGGGTGGTGAAATCAGATCTACGCTACAGCAGAAGTCTTATGGATTATCAAATGGTCCTTTAAATGGGGGGCTGGGCATGATGGGTAACAATATGTCCACGATGAATGGTCCTGGAATATCAGGAACAATGTATGGAAACTCCAATAAGCCCATGCATCAAAATTTTGACCAACAGCAGCGACCAGTAATGCAGG GTGATGGATATGGAATTAGTGCTTCTGAGGCCTCAGGGTCGGGAAACTTTTATTCATCAGTTGGATCAATGATTAATAATCAGAGCCTGAATGCTGTATCCATGCAGTCGGTGCCAAAAACAAACTCTCCTATAATGGTTAATAGTCACTATCATGTACACTTGCAACAAGCGACTACAACAGTGAAATCTCAACCAATTGATCAATTGGAGAAATCGAATAATCAGCCACAGTATTCAGTTAGAGAAAATCTTGCACAACCTACTCAACAATTACAACAGCAGTCTCATCAATTTCAGCGCCATCAAGTTGTCCATAATCAGGTCCAACAAAGGCCAACTCAAAACCAGTTTGCCATAAAGAATGAACCTTTTAGTCAATCTCACCTGTCGATAAATATGGTTTCTGAGACAAATCCAGGGCATGGGTCGGAGAATCGTGGTGAAGGTATGCAATCACAAGGCTCTGACCCCTTTCATTTCTCTGATACACACAGTCAGTTCCAACATAACTCTATGGAAGACCGATCTAGAGGGCAGATGCTGTCCCATCATTCTGGCACACCGGATGTGACCTCATCACTCGGTCAATCTTCTGATCAGATGCAACAGTTTTTCCATCCACGACAATTTTCCAACTCAGAAAGTGATTTTGGTGGAATTCAACCAGATGCGTCCTTGCATGGTCAATGGCATTCCAATTCTCAAGATGTGTCTCATGTATCAGGAAGACTCTCACAGGATCAAAATGTGCAAGACGAATTCCAGCATAGATTAGTAGGCCAAGATGTAgctcaattaaataatttatcatcTGAAGAATCAATAATTGGTCAATCTGATGCTTCTAGATCAGCAGAACCTCCCAGCGAGAGCAATGGTGCGAGCCGATCTAATTACCTTAATCGCGAACGACAGTTCAAGAACCAACAGCGGTGGCTCTTGTTTATGCGACATGCTCGGCGATGTCCTGCTCCAGAAGGCAAATGCCAAGAGTCTAACTGCTTGACAGTTCAAAAGCTATTGAAACATATGGAACATTGCAATGTATTTCAGTGTCCGTATCCACGTTGTTGCGCTACCAGAGTTTTACTCAATCATCATAGACGCTGTCGTGATGCAAGCTGTCCTGTCTGTGTTCCTGTGAAGAGTTATGTGCAACAGGCGCAAATGAAGGCATTTGCTTGTGAGCCTGACTCTATCAATGGTTCCAGTAAATCATTTGATACTGCTGAAACTGCTGGAAGGTCAATGCCTAAGATAAGCCCTGTGATGCCTGAAACTCCCGATGATCTAAAACCTTCCATTAAACGCATGAAAACTGAACAAGTCCCACAGCCTGTAGTCCCTGAAACAGAAACTCCCGTTGCACCGCCTTTTGCTGTAAATGAATCTCCCATTCAGGATGCACAGCATCCTGAACAGTATGATGTATCTCATATTCCTATGAAGCATGAAAGTACTCAAGTGAAAGTGGAAATTCCTAGAAATCTTGGACAGTTGAATTCCAAGAACatcgaaatgaaaaaggatAACTTGGATGATAAGCACACCCAAAAGCCCCCCAAACCTGAAGGAGATACTATTTCATCGAAAAATCCTGTTGGATATGGTACACACGAGGTTGTTAAGAATGAAAAGGAAATGGGACTAGCTAAGATGGAAAATCCACCATTACCTTCTGAGAGTACATCCAAGTCTGGGAAGCCAAAAATTAAAGGAGTATCGATGACAGAGTTGTTCACCCCTGAACAAGTCCGGCAGCATATTGCAGGTCTTAGACGTTGGGTTGGGCAG AGCAAAGCAAAAGCAGAGAAGAACCAGGCAATGGAGCATTCAATGAGTGAAAACTCTTGCCAGTTGTGTGCAGTTGAGAAGCTTTCCTTTGAACCGCCCCCTATCTATTGTACACCCTGTGGTGCCCGCATTAAAAGGAATCATATGTATTATACCATTGGAGCTGGTGAAACTCGGCATTTCTTTTGCATCCCATGTTATAATGAGTCCCGTGGGGACACAATTGTGGTTGATGGAAGTACTATTCCGAAGGCAaagatggagaaaaagaaaaatgatgaggaaaCTGAAGAATGG TGGGTTCAATGTGACAAGTGCGAAGCTTGGCAGCATCAGATCTGTGCATTATTCAATGGTAGAAGAAATGATGGCGGACAAGCTGAATATACTTGTCCAAATTGTTATATGGAAGAAGTCGAAAGAGGAGAACGCATGCCATTACCACAGAGCGCTGTTTTAGGTGCAAAAGATTTGCCTAGAACAATTTTGAGTGACCACATGGAGCAGCGGTTATTTACAAAGCTGAAACAAGAAAGGCAGGAGAGAGCAAGGGCTCAAGGAAAAAGTTATGATGAG GTCCCAGGAGCAGAATCACTTGTTGTTAGAGTGGTGTCATCAGTGGACAAGAAGTTGGAAGTTAAACCAagatttcttgaaattttccAGGACGAGAATTATCCAACGGAGTTCCCATATAAGTCTAAG gttgtattattatttcaaaaaattgaaggtGTTGAAGTATGCCTGTTTGGCATGTATGTTCAAGAATTTGGATCAGAGTGTCAACAACCCAATCACCGCCGGGTCTACCTTTCTTACTTGGACTCTGTTAAGTATTTCAGGCCAGATGTCAGGGCAGTGAGTGGAGAGGCTCTTCGGACATATGTGTACCATGAGATTCTG ATTGGATACTTGGATTATTGTAAGAAGCGTGGTTTCACTAGCTGCTATATTTGGGCTTGCCCTCCGTTAAAGGGAGAAGACTACATTTTGTATTGCCATCCAGAAATTCAGAAGACACCAAAATCCGATAAACTTCGGGAATG GTATCTGGCAATGTTGCGGAAAGCTGCAAAGGAAAACATTGTGGTCGAACTTACTAATATGTACGATCATTTCTTTGTCACCACTGCTGAATGTAGAGCAAAGGTAACTGCAGCTAGGTTGCCATACTTCGATGGGGATTATTGGCCTGGTGCTGCAGAGGACATAATCTTCCAATTGCAACAAGATGAGGATGGGAGAAAACAGCATAAGAAGGGACCTTTAAAGAAAAGTATTACCAAAAGAGCTCTCAAAGCATCTGGCCAAACAGATCTATCTGGCAATGCATCGAAGGATCTGATGTTGATGCATAAA CTGGGCGAGTCAATACTTCCAATGAAGGAAGACTTTATCATGGTTCACTTGCAACATGCATGCTCACATTGCTGCATTCTGATGTTCTCGGGTAAAAGTTGGTCTTGCAGACAGTGCAAGAATTTTCAGCTTTGTGACAG GTGCTATGATGCTGAGAGAAAACGTGAAGACAGGGAGAGACATCCTATCAATCTGAAGGACAAGCATTCATTATATCCG GTTGAGATCAATGGTGTGCCCGATGATACCAAAGACAAAGATGAGATTCTGGAGAGTGAATTTTTTGACACCAGACAGGCTTTCCTTAGCCTTTGTCAAGGAAACCATTATCAGTATGATACCCTTCGCCGAGCAAAGCATTCCTCAATGATGGTCCTCTATCACCTCCACAATCCTACTGCTCCAGCTTTCGTGACAACATGTAATGTATGTCACCTTGATATTGAAACCGGGCAAGGTTGGCGCTGCGAGACATGCCCCGACTATGATGTATGCAATGGGTGTTACTCGAAGGATGGAGGAATCGATCATCCTCACGTATTAACAAATCATCCATCTAATGACCGCGATGCACAGAACAAAGAGGCTCGGCAGTTGAGAGTGACACAGGTACGCGTGCTAACAATGACAACGGC TTGA
- the LOC125193847 gene encoding histone acetyltransferase HAC1-like isoform X1, which yields MNLQTHHSGQFAGQVPNQAGTMMTGIPQQNGNPMPNQMQNPSMNRSMQNMGPEYVKTRRYMQEKIWGFLMQRRQQSHEVSQKKMIDLVKRLEEALFKSAKTTEEYLNQATLESRLHVLIKRLPMSNHNQQFSHANSSPSIGTMIPTPGLQQSGSSNINETQSVDSSLMVNNSSNTIGPNSANSGNYLMHGNGSSSHVHGGAFGSSDGALSGGYQQSSSAFSVNSGGNSMVTSMGSQRMASQMMPTPGFNNSNSSEVNNNANNQSFMKMEPSNNVGAFQAGESSMLSQPMQQKQRAIGQNSRILHNIGGHMGGEIRSTLQQKSYGLSNGPLNGGLGMMGNNMSTMNGPGISGTMYGNSNKPMHQNFDQQQRPVMQGDGYGISASEASGSGNFYSSVGSMINNQSLNAVSMQSVPKTNSPIMVNSHYHVHLQQATTTVKSQPIDQLEKSNNQPQYSVRENLAQPTQQLQQQSHQFQRHQVVHNQVQQRPTQNQFAIKNEPFSQSHLSINMVSETNPGHGSENRGEGMQSQGSDPFHFSDTHSQFQHNSMEDRSRGQMLSHHSGTPDVTSSLGQSSDQMQQFFHPRQFSNSESDFGGIQPDASLHGQWHSNSQDVSHVSGRLSQDQNVQDEFQHRLVGQDVAQLNNLSSEESIIGQSDASRSAEPPSESNGASRSNYLNRERQFKNQQRWLLFMRHARRCPAPEGKCQESNCLTVQKLLKHMEHCNVFQCPYPRCCATRVLLNHHRRCRDASCPVCVPVKSYVQQAQMKAFACEPDSINGSSKSFDTAETAGRSMPKISPVMPETPDDLKPSIKRMKTEQVPQPVVPETETPVAPPFAVNESPIQDAQHPEQYDVSHIPMKHESTQVKVEIPRNLGQLNSKNIEMKKDNLDDKHTQKPPKPEGDTISSKNPVGYGTHEVVKNEKEMGLAKMENPPLPSESTSKSGKPKIKGVSMTELFTPEQVRQHIAGLRRWVGQSKAKAEKNQAMEHSMSENSCQLCAVEKLSFEPPPIYCTPCGARIKRNHMYYTIGAGETRHFFCIPCYNESRGDTIVVDGSTIPKAKMEKKKNDEETEEWWVQCDKCEAWQHQICALFNGRRNDGGQAEYTCPNCYMEEVERGERMPLPQSAVLGAKDLPRTILSDHMEQRLFTKLKQERQERARAQGKSYDEVPGAESLVVRVVSSVDKKLEVKPRFLEIFQDENYPTEFPYKSKVVLLFQKIEGVEVCLFGMYVQEFGSECQQPNHRRVYLSYLDSVKYFRPDVRAVSGEALRTYVYHEILIGYLDYCKKRGFTSCYIWACPPLKGEDYILYCHPEIQKTPKSDKLREWYLAMLRKAAKENIVVELTNMYDHFFVTTAECRAKVTAARLPYFDGDYWPGAAEDIIFQLQQDEDGRKQHKKGPLKKSITKRALKASGQTDLSGNASKDLMLMHKLGESILPMKEDFIMVHLQHACSHCCILMFSGKSWSCRQCKNFQLCDRCYDAERKREDRERHPINLKDKHSLYPVEINGVPDDTKDKDEILESEFFDTRQAFLSLCQGNHYQYDTLRRAKHSSMMVLYHLHNPTAPAFVTTCNVCHLDIETGQGWRCETCPDYDVCNGCYSKDGGIDHPHVLTNHPSNDRDAQNKEARQLRVTQLRKMLDLLVHASQCRSPHCQYPNCRKVKGLFRHGMVCKVRASGGCVLCKKMWYLLQLHARACKESECSVPRCKDLKEHMRRLQQQSDSRRRAAVMEMMRQRAAEVAGSS from the exons ATGAATTTGCAAACGCACCATTCTGGGCAGTTCGCGGGGCAGGTACCAAACCAAGCTGGTACCATGATGACTGGGATACCACAGCAAAATGGAAATCCTATGCCTAACCAGATGCAAAATCCAAGTATGAATAGGAGTATGCAGAATATGGGTCCTGAATATGTGAAAACACGCAGATATATGCAAGAAAAGAT ATGGGGATTTCTTATGCAGCGACGTCAACAGTCTCATGAGGTGTCACAGAAGAAAATGATCGATTTAGTTAAACGTTTAGAAGAGGCTTTATTCAAGAGTGCCAAAACAACG GAAGAGTACTTGAACCAAGCAACTTTGGAAAGCCGTCTCCATGTTCTGATTAAGCGACTGCCCATGAGTAATCACAACCAACAATTCTCTCATGCTAATTCGTCTCCTTCTATTGGTACAATGATTCCAACTCCAGGATTGCAACAAAGTGGAAGTTCTAACATAAATGAGACCCAATCTGTAGATAGCTCACTTATGGTTAACAACAGCTCCAATACAATTGGACCCAACAGTGCCAATTCTGGGAACTACTTGATGCATGGAAATGGGTCTTCCAGCCATGTCCATGGTGGTGCTTTTGGTTCATCTGATG gAGCTCTATCTGGTGGATATCAACAGTCATCTTCTGCTTTCTCTGTCAATTCTGGGGGAAATAGCATGGTGACATCCATGGGTTCTCAGAGGATGGCCAGCCAAATGATGCCTACTCCTGGATTTAATAATTCCAACAGTAGTGAAGTGAATAACAATGCTAATAACCAGTCATTCATGAAAATGGAGCCATCCAATAACGTTGGTGCATTTCAAGCTGGTGAATCATCTATGCTATCGCAGCCTATGCAGCAAAAGCAGCGTGCTATTGGCCAAAACAGTCGTATCCTTCATAATATTGGAGGCCACATGGGTGGTGAAATCAGATCTACGCTACAGCAGAAGTCTTATGGATTATCAAATGGTCCTTTAAATGGGGGGCTGGGCATGATGGGTAACAATATGTCCACGATGAATGGTCCTGGAATATCAGGAACAATGTATGGAAACTCCAATAAGCCCATGCATCAAAATTTTGACCAACAGCAGCGACCAGTAATGCAGG GTGATGGATATGGAATTAGTGCTTCTGAGGCCTCAGGGTCGGGAAACTTTTATTCATCAGTTGGATCAATGATTAATAATCAGAGCCTGAATGCTGTATCCATGCAGTCGGTGCCAAAAACAAACTCTCCTATAATGGTTAATAGTCACTATCATGTACACTTGCAACAAGCGACTACAACAGTGAAATCTCAACCAATTGATCAATTGGAGAAATCGAATAATCAGCCACAGTATTCAGTTAGAGAAAATCTTGCACAACCTACTCAACAATTACAACAGCAGTCTCATCAATTTCAGCGCCATCAAGTTGTCCATAATCAGGTCCAACAAAGGCCAACTCAAAACCAGTTTGCCATAAAGAATGAACCTTTTAGTCAATCTCACCTGTCGATAAATATGGTTTCTGAGACAAATCCAGGGCATGGGTCGGAGAATCGTGGTGAAGGTATGCAATCACAAGGCTCTGACCCCTTTCATTTCTCTGATACACACAGTCAGTTCCAACATAACTCTATGGAAGACCGATCTAGAGGGCAGATGCTGTCCCATCATTCTGGCACACCGGATGTGACCTCATCACTCGGTCAATCTTCTGATCAGATGCAACAGTTTTTCCATCCACGACAATTTTCCAACTCAGAAAGTGATTTTGGTGGAATTCAACCAGATGCGTCCTTGCATGGTCAATGGCATTCCAATTCTCAAGATGTGTCTCATGTATCAGGAAGACTCTCACAGGATCAAAATGTGCAAGACGAATTCCAGCATAGATTAGTAGGCCAAGATGTAgctcaattaaataatttatcatcTGAAGAATCAATAATTGGTCAATCTGATGCTTCTAGATCAGCAGAACCTCCCAGCGAGAGCAATGGTGCGAGCCGATCTAATTACCTTAATCGCGAACGACAGTTCAAGAACCAACAGCGGTGGCTCTTGTTTATGCGACATGCTCGGCGATGTCCTGCTCCAGAAGGCAAATGCCAAGAGTCTAACTGCTTGACAGTTCAAAAGCTATTGAAACATATGGAACATTGCAATGTATTTCAGTGTCCGTATCCACGTTGTTGCGCTACCAGAGTTTTACTCAATCATCATAGACGCTGTCGTGATGCAAGCTGTCCTGTCTGTGTTCCTGTGAAGAGTTATGTGCAACAGGCGCAAATGAAGGCATTTGCTTGTGAGCCTGACTCTATCAATGGTTCCAGTAAATCATTTGATACTGCTGAAACTGCTGGAAGGTCAATGCCTAAGATAAGCCCTGTGATGCCTGAAACTCCCGATGATCTAAAACCTTCCATTAAACGCATGAAAACTGAACAAGTCCCACAGCCTGTAGTCCCTGAAACAGAAACTCCCGTTGCACCGCCTTTTGCTGTAAATGAATCTCCCATTCAGGATGCACAGCATCCTGAACAGTATGATGTATCTCATATTCCTATGAAGCATGAAAGTACTCAAGTGAAAGTGGAAATTCCTAGAAATCTTGGACAGTTGAATTCCAAGAACatcgaaatgaaaaaggatAACTTGGATGATAAGCACACCCAAAAGCCCCCCAAACCTGAAGGAGATACTATTTCATCGAAAAATCCTGTTGGATATGGTACACACGAGGTTGTTAAGAATGAAAAGGAAATGGGACTAGCTAAGATGGAAAATCCACCATTACCTTCTGAGAGTACATCCAAGTCTGGGAAGCCAAAAATTAAAGGAGTATCGATGACAGAGTTGTTCACCCCTGAACAAGTCCGGCAGCATATTGCAGGTCTTAGACGTTGGGTTGGGCAG AGCAAAGCAAAAGCAGAGAAGAACCAGGCAATGGAGCATTCAATGAGTGAAAACTCTTGCCAGTTGTGTGCAGTTGAGAAGCTTTCCTTTGAACCGCCCCCTATCTATTGTACACCCTGTGGTGCCCGCATTAAAAGGAATCATATGTATTATACCATTGGAGCTGGTGAAACTCGGCATTTCTTTTGCATCCCATGTTATAATGAGTCCCGTGGGGACACAATTGTGGTTGATGGAAGTACTATTCCGAAGGCAaagatggagaaaaagaaaaatgatgaggaaaCTGAAGAATGG TGGGTTCAATGTGACAAGTGCGAAGCTTGGCAGCATCAGATCTGTGCATTATTCAATGGTAGAAGAAATGATGGCGGACAAGCTGAATATACTTGTCCAAATTGTTATATGGAAGAAGTCGAAAGAGGAGAACGCATGCCATTACCACAGAGCGCTGTTTTAGGTGCAAAAGATTTGCCTAGAACAATTTTGAGTGACCACATGGAGCAGCGGTTATTTACAAAGCTGAAACAAGAAAGGCAGGAGAGAGCAAGGGCTCAAGGAAAAAGTTATGATGAG GTCCCAGGAGCAGAATCACTTGTTGTTAGAGTGGTGTCATCAGTGGACAAGAAGTTGGAAGTTAAACCAagatttcttgaaattttccAGGACGAGAATTATCCAACGGAGTTCCCATATAAGTCTAAG gttgtattattatttcaaaaaattgaaggtGTTGAAGTATGCCTGTTTGGCATGTATGTTCAAGAATTTGGATCAGAGTGTCAACAACCCAATCACCGCCGGGTCTACCTTTCTTACTTGGACTCTGTTAAGTATTTCAGGCCAGATGTCAGGGCAGTGAGTGGAGAGGCTCTTCGGACATATGTGTACCATGAGATTCTG ATTGGATACTTGGATTATTGTAAGAAGCGTGGTTTCACTAGCTGCTATATTTGGGCTTGCCCTCCGTTAAAGGGAGAAGACTACATTTTGTATTGCCATCCAGAAATTCAGAAGACACCAAAATCCGATAAACTTCGGGAATG GTATCTGGCAATGTTGCGGAAAGCTGCAAAGGAAAACATTGTGGTCGAACTTACTAATATGTACGATCATTTCTTTGTCACCACTGCTGAATGTAGAGCAAAGGTAACTGCAGCTAGGTTGCCATACTTCGATGGGGATTATTGGCCTGGTGCTGCAGAGGACATAATCTTCCAATTGCAACAAGATGAGGATGGGAGAAAACAGCATAAGAAGGGACCTTTAAAGAAAAGTATTACCAAAAGAGCTCTCAAAGCATCTGGCCAAACAGATCTATCTGGCAATGCATCGAAGGATCTGATGTTGATGCATAAA CTGGGCGAGTCAATACTTCCAATGAAGGAAGACTTTATCATGGTTCACTTGCAACATGCATGCTCACATTGCTGCATTCTGATGTTCTCGGGTAAAAGTTGGTCTTGCAGACAGTGCAAGAATTTTCAGCTTTGTGACAG GTGCTATGATGCTGAGAGAAAACGTGAAGACAGGGAGAGACATCCTATCAATCTGAAGGACAAGCATTCATTATATCCG GTTGAGATCAATGGTGTGCCCGATGATACCAAAGACAAAGATGAGATTCTGGAGAGTGAATTTTTTGACACCAGACAGGCTTTCCTTAGCCTTTGTCAAGGAAACCATTATCAGTATGATACCCTTCGCCGAGCAAAGCATTCCTCAATGATGGTCCTCTATCACCTCCACAATCCTACTGCTCCAGCTTTCGTGACAACATGTAATGTATGTCACCTTGATATTGAAACCGGGCAAGGTTGGCGCTGCGAGACATGCCCCGACTATGATGTATGCAATGGGTGTTACTCGAAGGATGGAGGAATCGATCATCCTCACGTATTAACAAATCATCCATCTAATGACCGCGATGCACAGAACAAAGAGGCTCGGCAGTTGAGAGTGACACAG TTGAGGAAAATGCTTGATCTCTTGGTGCATGCCTCTCAATGCCGATCGCCACACTGCCAATATCCAAACTGCCGCAAGGTGAAGGGACTTTTCCGACACGGTATGGTCTGCAAGGTACGCGCTTCAGGAGGCTGTGTTTTGTGCAAGAAAATGTGGTATCTCCTTCAGCTTCACGCTCGGGCATGTAAAGAATCTGAATGCAGTGTGCCACGATGCAA GGACTTGAAGGAGCATATGAGAAGGTTGCAACAGCAGTCCGATTCTCGACGAAGGGCTGCTGTGATGGAAATGATGAGGCAACGGGCCGCAGAGGTGGCCGGCAGTTCTTGA